Below is a window of Camelina sativa cultivar DH55 chromosome 11, Cs, whole genome shotgun sequence DNA.
CAATCTTACGGATAGCGGAAGAGGAATCAAAGCTTTGGTCCTCAGCTCAGGAAGAACCCCTAGGATCTTTCCCTCAGAGTGACTCTCGACCCCTATCCAGGTTTATGTCTCAGACTTGTGATGCGGTTGACGGTTATGGGTCTAGTCATCGATGCTTtgtagatggatcttggaaggcgaCTGACCAGTTTATGGGTAGAGGATGGTATTGCATTTCTCCTGAGGGAGAATCTCCCGCTATGGGTGCATCTAATTCCCGCCGTAGCTTGTCACCTCTccatgcagaagtggaagcCCTAATCTGGGCAATGAGATGTATGATTGGTGCGGATAATGAGAAAGTAGTTTTTCTCACagactgttctgatttggtgaagatggtttctTCGCCTTCTGAGTGGCCTACTTTCAAGACATATCTGGACGCgattgaagaagataaggatgAATTCCTTTCATTCTCTGTTGTTCAGATTCCCAGATCACAAAATGGTAGTGCGGATAAGCTGGCGCGTAGAGCTAGAGTGGAGTTACTTCCAATTAACTATGTGAACAATTTTTCGTCTAATTGGTTCGTTTGAGCTAATTTTTGTACTCTgctcgcaaaaaaaaaaaaaaaaaagacggaagtaaaattaaaatctactatgaatttgtattttttatgattgtttaaCTTTCAGTTCAGATTTGTTTTTCAATCAAATAGTATATTCTTTAATCTGATTCTGACGTTTTGAAATTCAAACTGCGATTGTGGTTCACTGTTTcgtaaactttataatttttttcttacatcatttaaaacaaatacaatGAAACATGAGTCAGTTGAAAAACCTAAACATGATTAAGATACATGTTTCAGTGTACTTGTGTGTTTAATTGATTTTAGagcaaatttacaaaaagtCTGAACCCATTGTCCAAAACTGAGAAAGAAAACTAATACACTGCATAACCCACTTTTAACGTCCACACTTTGTATACACTCAGTTTGATCATATTCTTTGGAAATAATGATTCCAAAATTACAGCAACAACAACTAATCTGACATTTTTCTTGTCCTAATCCTCGTCATCATCGAAGCGTGTCCTGAAGAGGTAGTCTTCGCCTTCAAGTTCATCTTGATATAGTGATATTAATGGATCTTtgcatttctcattttctttctcatcATTGCATCTTTTTCCCTGACCCAAAAAATGTCGAGTTTTCAGAACTCTTAAGAATCTCATCAcaagtttcatttatttatgAGAAGGTCAATCAAACTCCTACTTTTGATTGACTATCTATCTTGTTTAGGCTCACTTTCAGAAGATATGGAAGAGTCTTCACTGGTTAATAGCTTAACAGAATTCAATCACTATAGAAATGCCTAACTTTGAACACTAAACTTGGTTGAAAGTAGCATCCTAAATCTTTTTAGATCAGAATCAGATCTTAACATTCATTTTGGTTGGAATCCGGGAATGAGTGTTAGGAAGAAGACAACTGAACACCAAgctcaatttttttggtaataagcAAGACTTGTTATTAACATCTAGTGGGGATTTCTAAAGAGCTACTAAAAGGCaattaaaaaagagaagaaaatacatAAACCCTTAAGTAAAGATTCTTGAATCAGCAGTACTGACCTTTCTTAAGATATAGAAGAAATAGTGGAAGCCATCGCCAAAAGTGTTGTATTCCATGGACCAAGAATACTTGGGATCCTTAAACAAAGGACGCCTGAAATGCGGCTgcatgaccaaaaaaaaagagtctttgTAATTGAGTGAATGCGAAGTGTATGAACTCAGATATACGCTGATATAATACCTGGCCAAAAGTAATGGAAATGAAAATCCCATCTGGTTTCAAAACCCGGTGAACTCCATCGAGAGTTGCCATGACTTTGCTAACAGTTTCAGGACGGGGATTCCATGGATCACCAGCATCCACAAAGAGTACATCCTTCACAAAaccaattacaaaaaaaaaaagagcaattCATGAGCATTTTCTCGTCAAAATTCAAGATTATATACACATTGGAACCACATTTACAAATCCTAAGTCCTAACAAACAATGGATGAAAAGGAAATTTGAGCAGGTTTTTACCATGGTCCCTTTCTCAATAACCACATCAAAAGACTCGCTGTTAAATGGGAGGTCTAGCATGTCAGCTTGCACCACTTTTATCTCTGAATATAGCAAAGTCTCAAGTCAAAATATTAAACACGTCGAGAGTAAGATCAAATGAACTTCTACTTTCTAGGTAGCAAAACAGAGCATCAGAGACTAATGAAGTTCTCAGTTTTACAAAGACTTAAAGTATGCCAATTGCCAACTATAGTAGTACTTGGTTACGTTAATGCCTATGTGaactaatcaaaacaaattataatcaaaGCAAAATACCTTTGTAACCTTTTGATAGCAACCGATCCAGCATCTTCTCTACCGCAACAGAAGATAAATCAATGCAGGTAATATCAACAATCCCATCTTTATACAACTCCTCACACAACTGAGAGTTCCCACATCCCAGTTCCAAAACCTTCATTACAATTCACAATAACAAGGGCATactcaaaattacatttttcttttgggaaTATAAACTGAACTACTGAAGCTAAGGGTCTGGACAACCATCAAATCAAGAAGGTTaacaaaagagagatagagTAAGAGATGGTAGGTGTACGGAAGAAGAGGTTTTGATGTTGGATTTGATGAGATGCTGGAAATGAGAGTAGTCTTTGAACCATTCGTAGTGTTCCTCAGAAGAGAACCTCTCGTCCCTGCATTTTTCAAGACATTCAGGAAcacaagaaaagagagagagagagagaaggatagAGATTGTTCGACTTCTAGGTGAATGCAATTTGATCATACCAGTAGTGAGGGTCGAGGTAGGTCAGAGCTGAAGGACGACCGACGGAATTAGGATCCGAATTATGAGTGTCGGATCTATTCTCCATAGCTGAGGACTTGGTTGATTGAATTCTCCTTATCAGCTACTCAGacataaaaccctaaaccccttTCATCACTAATCaattggaaaaaacaaaacagaaaaaaaaattgtgttaacTAACTTGCTTAAATCAATTGACATTTGGATCTTTTGCATAAAAAGGCTTATAATATATGGGCCTATTAAAAACGGGCGCATTTCTCAAGCCCATGTGAaactatgtattttttttattttaacaaggttttaaaataaaacaggATTAGTTGTCTTTTTTGGagtgttttattttaatgtgttgaTTCTTTCCACTGCAGGACTGCAGGGAAACTAGTGTTAACAACGTAGCTAGGTATCAAAGGCATCACAAGGCAAAAGTTAGATGATGCATTATGaccaaatcttcttcttgctctgtaaGTAATCACAAAGTCCAATGTTTTCCAAAATTAAGAATTGCGTAGACTGTGTAGTAATCTCTCAATTCAAGAAATTTCATTGGAGTTTCTTTGATTTGAggtttgataaaattttaaattggtTTTAAGGAATGAATCAGAAGAGCGATAAAAAAGTATGGGAGTGGAAAACAGAAGCTGAGAAGCATGAGGAGAATGATTTTGCCTCAATGCATGGAAACATATAGCTAGCTCTCAAGCTAGATGATGCAAGGTGAGCCAAAATTTTCAGCATGATTCACTCCGTACATTACTGCATAACTGACGCTTTTATGAGTCTGCATTTTCTTAAAGAACTGAAAGGAATACACAACCGGCTGGTGGGTGGTTTAGACTGAGACGGGACTTAGATGGTAAGTATGTTGTCAGGAAGGTAATGTGTGAGTTGGTTGAAAACACAAATAATTTATTGCgcacatttttttaattctatgaACTTGACGcaacaaatatgtatttttgcaGGAAGTGATTGATGATGGCTTACAAACTCAGCACTCCCCCATATGTAAAACAACCtgcaaaacgaagaagaaacttACTTACTTAGGGACGCATTATTTAAGAAGTATAACAGAGCAAAGAGGTATGAACATAATAAAAAGTAACTGAGAGAGATAGACCAAATCCTAGATGAAAATTCCACAAGTATGAATTCAGAGGCCGGGGGAGCGATGATCACATAACAAACTTGCTTTCAAAACACATTTTTGGCAACTGTGACAAGTGATCTGATCCACAGCAGCAGAACTTCCTACAACAAGAccatgcaaaagaaaaatagactacaatttcaaaattattagttGAACATCATAAGTTTAGCAGTTTATAAGAGCCATTTTTGTAACTCTTAACTGGTAGTTTAGAAGATTCAATCAGGAGATAAATAAGAGGGGTAATCTGATTAGCCTAACCATTGCGTGGCCCAGCTAAACCATTTAATTCAGCTGCAGATGGAAGATATGGATCCGAAAGTGCATTCCCAACCTTCATGAAGAAACATAGTAAGCCAAAAACAGAATCATCAGAAATGTATCTAAAAAACATTTGGATCGGAGTACAAAGTACAAACCAAACAATCATGtatcaaagataaaaacaatCACGTTCACGTCCACCAAATATTGTAACTTATA
It encodes the following:
- the LOC104721362 gene encoding methyltransferase-like protein 13; its protein translation is MENRSDTHNSDPNSVGRPSALTYLDPHYWDERFSSEEHYEWFKDYSHFQHLIKSNIKTSSSVLELGCGNSQLCEELYKDGIVDITCIDLSSVAVEKMLDRLLSKGYKEIKVVQADMLDLPFNSESFDVVIEKGTMDVLFVDAGDPWNPRPETVSKVMATLDGVHRVLKPDGIFISITFGQPHFRRPLFKDPKYSWSMEYNTFGDGFHYFFYILRKGKRCNDEKENEKCKDPLISLYQDELEGEDYLFRTRFDDDED